One genomic segment of Vulpes lagopus strain Blue_001 chromosome 9, ASM1834538v1, whole genome shotgun sequence includes these proteins:
- the ZFPM2 gene encoding zinc finger protein ZFPM2 isoform X3: protein MDLNNNSLKTKAQVPMVLTAGPKWLLDVTWQGVEDNKNNCIVYSKGGQLWCTTTKAISEGEELIAFVVDFDSRLQAASQMTLAEGMYPARLLDSIQLLPQQAAMASILPTAIVNKDIFPCKSCGIWYRSERNLQAHLMYYCSGRQREAAPVSEENEDSAPQISSLCPFPQCTKSFSNARALEMHLNSHSGVKMEEFLPPGASLKCTVCSYTADSVIGFHQHLFSHLTQAAFRCNHCHFGFQTQRELLQHQELHVPGGKLPRESDMEHSPSGTEDSLQPAPDLLTRSELPQSQKAMQTKDASSDTELDKCEKKTQLFLTTQRPEIQPTTNKQSFSYTKIKSEPSSPRLASSPVQPNVGPSFPVGPFLSQFAFPQDITMVPQASEILAKMSELVHRRLRHGSSSYPPVIYSPLMPKGATCFECNITFNNLDNYLVHKKHYCSSRWQQMAKSPEFPGVSEKMPEAVSPNTGQTSINLLNPAAHSADSENPLLQTSCINSSTVLDLIGPNGKGHDKDFSTQAKKLSTSNSNDDKINGKPVDVKNPSGPLVDGESDPNKTTCEACNITFSRHETYMVHKQYYCATRHDPPLKRSASNKVPAMQRTMRTRKRRKMYEMCLPEQEQRPPLGQQRFLDVANLSNPCTSTQDPTEGLGECYHPRCDIFPGIVSKHLETSLTLSKCVPVSKCDTTHSSVSCLEMDVPIDLSKKCLSQSERTTTSPKRLLDYHECTVCKISFNKVENYLAHKQNFCPVTAHQRSELGQLDGKGFPNPESERGSPDVSYERSIIKCEKNGNPKQPSPNGNLFSSHLATLQGLKVFSEAAQLIATKEENKHLFLPQCLYPGAIKKAKGADQLSPYYGIKPSDYISGSLVIHNTDLEQSTNAESESPKGLASSNGCAGPKKDSLPLLPKNRGLVIVNGGLKQEDRPAAPPQQENISQNPQHEDGHKSPSWIAENPLAANENVSPALPSAEEQLSSIAKGVNGSAQAPTSGKYCRLCDIQFNNLSNFITHKKFYCSSHAAEHVK from the exons GGGGTCAGCTTTGGTGCACAACGACGAAGGCCATCTCTGAGGGTGAAGAGCTAATTGCCTTTGTGGTGGATTTTGACTCAAGGCTACAAGCTGCCAGTCAGATGACTCTTGCAGAAGGGATGTACCCTGCACGCCTGCTGGACTCAATTCAGCTGCTTCCCCAGCAAGCTGCCATGGCTTCTATTTTGCCTACAGCTATTGTCAATA AGGATATATTTCCTTGCAAATCTTGTGGCATCTGGTATCGGAGTGAGCGGAATCTGCAAGCCCATTTGATGTACTACTGCAGTGGGAGGCAAAGAGAAGCTGCCCCAGtgtcagaagaaaatgaagacagtgCTCCTCAGATTTCCAGCCTGTGTCCCTTCCCACAGTGCACCAAGAGCTTTTCAAATGCCCGAGCACTAGAAATGCACCTGAATTCACACAGTG GAGTGAAAATGGAAGAATTCCTCCCCCCTGGTGCTAGTCTAAAATGCACCGTCTGTAGCTACACTGCTGATTCTGTGATCGGCTTCCACCAACACCTGTTCTCCCATCTCACTCAAGCTGCCTTCCGATGCAATCACTGCCACTTCGGCTTCCAGACTCAGAGGGAATTATTGCAGCACCAGGAGCTCCATGTCCCTGGAGGCAAACTTCCCAGAGAAAGTGATATGGAACACTCTCCAAGTGGAACCGAAGACAGCCTACAGCCAGCCCCAGACTTGTTGACCAGAAGCGAACTCCCCCAGAGCCAAAAGGCCATGCAGACTAAAGATGCGAGCTCTGACACAGAGCTGGACAAGTGTGAGAAAAAGACTCAGCTCTTTCTCACTACCCAGAGACCGGAGATACAGCCTACAACAAATAAGCAGAGCTTttcctacacaaaaataaagtctgaGCCCTCTAGTCCAAGACTCGCCTCATCTCCAGTTCAGCCTAATGTTGGGCCTTCTTTCCCCGTGGGCCCTTTCCTATCTCAGTTTGCTTTTCCCCAAGACATCACAATGGTCCCTCAAGCTTCAGAGATCTTAGCCAAGATGTCTGAACTGGTACATCGGCGACTGAGGCACGGCAGCAGTAGCTACCCTCCGGTAATTTACAGCCCCTTGATGCCCAAGGGGGCTACTTGTTTTGAGTGTAACATAACATTCAATAATTTGGACAATTATCTAGTGCACAAAAAACATTACTGCAGCAGCCGATGGCAGCAGATGGCCAAGTCCCCAGAGTTCCCCGGTGTTTCGGAAAAGATGCCTGAAGCCGTGAGCCCCAACACTGGTCAAACCTCCATAAACCTCCTCAACCCAGCTGCTCATTCTGCTGATTCTGAGAACCCACTTCTTCAAACATCCTGCATCAATTCTTCCACCGTTTTAGATTTAATTGGGCCAAACGGCAAGGGCCACGACAAGGACTTTTCCACTCAAGCGAAGAAGCTGTCCACCTCTAATAGCAACGATgataaaattaatggaaaacCTGTCGATGTGAAAAATCCCAGCGGCCCCTTGGTGGATGGGGAGAGTGACCCAAATAAGACAACCTGTGAAGCTTGCAATATTACCTTCAGCCGGCACGAAACCTACATGGTCCACAAACAGTATTATTGTGCTACACGCCACGACCCCCCGCTGAAGAGGTCTGCTTCCAACAAAGTGCCTGCCATGCAGAGAACCATGCGTACCCGCAAGCGCAGGAAGATGTACGAGATGTGCCTACCTGAGCAGGAGCAAAGGCCTCCCCTGGGCCAACAGCGATTTCTGGACGTGGCCAACCTCAGCAATCCTTGTACCTCCACTCAAGACCCCACGGAAGGGCTAGGAGAGTGCTACCACCCGAGATGTGACATCTTTCCAGGAATTGTCTCAAAGCACTTGGAAACGTCTCTGACGCTCAGCAAATGTGTCCCCGTTTCCAAATGTGACACGACTCATTCCAGCGTTTCCTGCCTAGAGATGGACGTGCCCATAGATCTGAGCAAGAAGTGTCTGTCCCAGTCTGAGCGGACCACCACGTCCCCCAAGAGGCTGCTGGACTACCACGAGTGCACCGTGTGCAAGATCAGCTTCAACAAGGTAGAGAACTACCTGGCCCACAAGCAGAATTTCTGCCCGGTCACGGCGCACCAGCGGAGCGAGCTGGGCCAGCTGGACGGCAAAGGCTTCCCGAATCCAGAGAGCGAGCGCGGCAGCCCGGACGTCAGCTACGAAAGGAGCATCATAAAGTGTGAGAAAAACGGAAACCCGAAGCAGCCTTCCCCCAACGGAAACTTATTCTCCTCCCACTTGGCCACCCTGCAGGGCCTGAAAGTCTTCAGCGAAGCTGCTCAGCTCATtgccacaaaagaagaaaacaaacacttgTTTCTTCCCCAATGCCTTTACCCCGGAGCAATAAAGAAGGCAAAAGGAGCGGACCAGCTCTCTCCGTATTACGGAATAAAGCCAAGTGATTACATTTCTGGTTCTCTCGTCATCCATAACACTGACCTGGAGCAAAGCACAAATGCGGAAAGCGAATCTCCGAAGGGCCTGGCTTCCTCCAACGGCTGTGCGGGGCCGAAGAAGGATTCCCTGCCGCTGTTGCCCAAGAACAGAGGCCTGGTCATCGTGAACGGGGGACTGAAGCAAGAGGACAGACCCGCCGCCCCCCCGCAGCAGGAGAACATTTCCCAGAACCCTCAGCACGAAGATGGCCACAAGTCGCCCTCCTGGATCGCTGAGAACCCGCTAGCCGCCAACGAGAACGTGTCGCCTGCCCTTCCTTCGGCCGAGGAACAGTTGTCTAGTATAGCAAAGGGCGTGAATGGCTCTGCCCAGGCCCCCACCAGTGGGAAATACTGCCGGCTGTGTGATATTCAGTTCAACAACCTCTCGAACTTTATAACCCACAAGAAGTTTTATTGCTCATCACATGCGGCCGAACACGTCAAATGA